One stretch of Priestia megaterium DNA includes these proteins:
- a CDS encoding MerR family transcriptional regulator, whose product MTYTISQVAKKLNVTIYTIRYYDKEGLFPFLDRTASGNRIFKEQDIEWIDLICCLKSTGMQIKDIRTLIENCTLENAVLDKSLQMLMDHKKAVQKEIEEIHHKLETIDYKIKHLPEMYERIVNKPSN is encoded by the coding sequence ATGACGTATACCATTTCACAAGTTGCAAAGAAATTGAACGTGACAATTTATACCATTCGCTATTATGATAAAGAAGGGCTTTTTCCATTTTTAGATCGTACAGCGTCAGGGAATCGTATTTTTAAAGAACAAGATATTGAATGGATCGATTTAATTTGCTGCTTAAAAAGCACCGGTATGCAAATCAAGGACATTCGGACGCTTATTGAAAACTGTACGCTTGAAAATGCTGTGCTTGATAAAAGTCTGCAAATGCTGATGGATCATAAAAAAGCGGTACAAAAAGAAATCGAAGAAATCCACCACAAGCTTGAGACTATTGATTATAAAATTAAGCACCTGCCGGAAATGTACGAGCGAATTGTTAACAAGCCTTCAAACTAA
- a CDS encoding aldo/keto reductase, translating to MKYHTIANTDLHVSNLIMGNMRLTELSLQEAEKLIRTAMEEEINFFDHADIYGPDYVGQCEEYFANAIQMNSSLREKMVIQSKCGINSAKNYYDFSKKHIIDSVNGSLERLKTDYLDLLLLHRPDPLMDPEEVAEAFNELQSSGKVRHFGVSNHNPAQIQLLEKYINQKLVVNQVQFSIAHTPIIDSGISLNMGIDQAVNRDSSVLEYCRLNDITLQAWSPFQNGFFEGPFLGDKEKFGKLNEVIDRIASKYSVTNTAIAVAWITTHPANIQVVLGTTNIQRMKDASKGSEIKLTREEWYDIYKAAGNMVP from the coding sequence ATGAAATATCATACAATTGCTAATACTGACTTACACGTATCAAATTTAATTATGGGAAATATGCGCTTAACAGAACTTTCTTTACAAGAAGCAGAGAAGCTAATCCGCACAGCAATGGAAGAAGAAATTAACTTTTTTGACCATGCTGATATTTACGGTCCTGATTATGTAGGACAATGCGAAGAGTATTTTGCAAACGCTATACAAATGAATTCAAGTCTTCGTGAGAAAATGGTGATTCAAAGTAAATGCGGCATTAACTCAGCGAAAAATTACTATGACTTTTCAAAGAAGCATATTATAGACTCTGTTAACGGCAGCTTAGAGCGTTTAAAAACAGATTACTTAGATCTTTTATTACTTCATCGTCCAGATCCGCTGATGGACCCTGAAGAAGTAGCAGAAGCGTTTAATGAGCTTCAAAGCAGCGGAAAGGTACGTCACTTTGGTGTGTCGAACCACAACCCAGCGCAAATTCAGCTGCTTGAAAAATATATCAACCAAAAGCTTGTCGTAAACCAAGTGCAGTTCAGCATCGCACATACGCCAATCATAGACTCTGGTATTTCCTTAAATATGGGCATCGACCAAGCTGTGAACCGCGACAGCAGCGTGCTTGAATATTGCCGTTTAAATGATATAACGCTTCAAGCATGGTCGCCATTCCAAAATGGATTTTTTGAAGGACCTTTCCTCGGCGATAAAGAGAAATTTGGAAAGCTAAACGAAGTGATTGATCGCATTGCAAGTAAATATAGCGTGACGAATACAGCGATTGCCGTTGCGTGGATCACAACGCATCCTGCAAACATCCAAGTAGTGCTTGGTACCACAAATATTCAACGTATGAAAGATGCAAGCAAAGGTTCAGAAATCAAGTTAACGCGCGAAGAGTGGTACGATATTTATAAAGCCGCTGGCAACATGGTGCCTTAA
- a CDS encoding EamA family transporter, translating to MNNLSRKKGFFFVTTGAICWGMGGTVAQKLFQEFEISVDWLVSVRLLIAGFLLLMISCMKSNRSHVFGVWKNRKSAFQLVVFAIVGMLAVQYTYMASIKHGNAAVATLLQYLSPVMIIIYLLLRKQSIFTRQDVITVLLALGGCFFLLTNGSISQLSVPVSAVVWGVLSGVAAAFYTLYAVPLIKKYSSLVIVGWSMVIGGSVMSFIHPPWEASSLSPITCGYILFVIIFGTMLAFWFYVESLQSLLPKETSLLGSLEPLAAVITTVVWLKEPFGFYQWIGTACIIGLVLLLTRTKQASSETTLSA from the coding sequence ATGAACAATCTCAGCAGAAAAAAAGGGTTCTTCTTTGTAACAACTGGTGCTATATGTTGGGGGATGGGAGGAACGGTTGCTCAAAAGCTTTTTCAAGAATTTGAAATCAGTGTAGACTGGCTTGTGTCAGTACGGCTGCTCATTGCGGGTTTTTTGCTGCTAATGATTTCATGTATGAAAAGTAATCGTTCTCACGTATTTGGAGTATGGAAGAACCGAAAGTCAGCTTTTCAGCTCGTCGTTTTTGCCATAGTTGGTATGCTTGCCGTTCAGTATACGTATATGGCTTCTATTAAGCATGGAAATGCAGCAGTAGCTACGCTGCTGCAGTATTTATCACCGGTGATGATTATCATTTATTTACTTTTGCGCAAGCAGTCTATATTTACGCGACAAGACGTCATCACTGTTCTGCTGGCACTGGGGGGCTGCTTTTTTTTATTAACAAACGGCTCTATTTCTCAGCTGTCTGTTCCTGTATCTGCCGTTGTTTGGGGAGTGTTATCCGGCGTAGCGGCTGCTTTTTATACGCTGTATGCGGTGCCGCTGATCAAAAAGTACAGTTCGCTGGTCATCGTTGGCTGGTCAATGGTAATTGGGGGAAGCGTAATGAGCTTTATTCATCCTCCTTGGGAAGCGTCAAGCTTATCACCAATAACCTGTGGATATATTTTATTTGTCATTATTTTTGGCACGATGCTTGCTTTTTGGTTTTATGTAGAAAGCCTGCAAAGTCTTTTACCTAAAGAAACGAGTTTGCTTGGAAGTTTAGAGCCTTTAGCCGCTGTTATTACAACCGTTGTTTGGCTGAAAGAGCCTTTTGGTTTTTATCAATGGATTGGCACAGCTTGTATTATTGGATTAGTTCTATTACTCACACGAACGAAACAAGCATCTTCTGAGACGACACTTTCAGCATAA
- a CDS encoding AraC family transcriptional regulator, translated as MPAAHFKIDKNLKELTTHRTVELPVACYQTTIGDHINGYIPLHWHDELQFVLVIKGDGSFQINEKTVTVKQGYGLFINSGCLHMTEDVNKSGCVYICLNVSPHFLVPQELFTNYVYPYIHATNLSHLFISPKQAWGNNVLESIHKIYTWIHKQPHHYEIEIASELSILWKNLILNGLQLKYNEKEMIKNQRMKQMLNWIHLHFAEKITLDDIATAGQLSRSECCRYFKKMLKKSPLTYVLNYRIQQSLVMLQQAEANVTDVAYQVGFNSTSYFINQFRKEMKMTPLMYRKKKLHISSHH; from the coding sequence ATGCCAGCAGCCCATTTTAAAATTGATAAAAACTTAAAAGAGCTAACGACCCATCGCACCGTTGAGCTGCCAGTAGCATGTTATCAAACGACAATCGGTGATCACATAAACGGCTACATCCCTCTTCACTGGCATGATGAGCTTCAATTTGTGTTGGTTATAAAAGGTGATGGGTCTTTTCAAATAAACGAAAAAACAGTGACTGTAAAGCAAGGCTACGGACTGTTTATTAACAGCGGATGTCTTCATATGACTGAAGACGTAAACAAATCCGGCTGCGTGTACATTTGTTTAAATGTTTCTCCTCATTTTCTTGTGCCGCAAGAGCTTTTTACAAATTACGTTTATCCCTACATTCATGCAACAAATCTATCACATTTATTCATCAGTCCAAAGCAAGCCTGGGGGAATAACGTGTTAGAGTCTATACATAAGATATACACATGGATTCATAAGCAGCCGCACCACTATGAAATAGAGATTGCCTCTGAACTCAGCATACTGTGGAAAAATTTAATTCTTAACGGTTTGCAGCTGAAATACAATGAAAAAGAAATGATCAAAAATCAGCGGATGAAGCAAATGCTTAACTGGATTCATTTGCACTTTGCTGAAAAGATTACGCTCGATGATATTGCCACAGCCGGTCAATTGAGCCGTTCTGAATGCTGTCGATATTTTAAGAAAATGTTAAAAAAATCGCCTTTGACTTATGTATTAAACTATCGAATTCAGCAAAGCTTAGTTATGCTGCAGCAAGCAGAAGCAAATGTGACGGACGTCGCCTATCAAGTAGGATTTAATAGTACAAGCTATTTTATTAATCAGTTTCGAAAAGAAATGAAGATGACTCCGCTCATGTATCGAAAAAAGAAGCTACACATCTCATCACATCACTAA
- the gvpU gene encoding gas vesicle accessory protein GvpU, which produces MSTGPSFSTKDNTLEYFVKASNKHGFSLDISLNVNGAVISGTMISAKEYFDYLSETFEEGSEVAQALSEQFSLASEASESNGEAEAHFIHLKNTKIYCGDSKSTPSKGKIYWRGKIAEVDGFFLGKISDTKTTSKKS; this is translated from the coding sequence ATGAGTACAGGCCCTTCTTTTTCAACTAAAGACAATACGCTTGAATACTTTGTGAAAGCTTCTAATAAACACGGCTTTTCACTTGATATTTCATTAAATGTAAACGGCGCTGTGATTTCCGGTACCATGATTTCAGCAAAAGAATACTTTGATTACTTAAGCGAAACGTTTGAAGAAGGCAGTGAAGTGGCTCAGGCGCTAAGCGAACAATTCTCTTTAGCAAGCGAAGCTAGCGAATCAAACGGAGAAGCAGAAGCCCATTTTATTCATTTGAAAAATACAAAGATCTACTGTGGAGACAGTAAGTCCACTCCCTCTAAAGGAAAGATCTATTGGAGAGGGAAAATAGCAGAAGTAGACGGGTTTTTCTTAGGGAAGATTTCTGACACAAAAACGACGAGTAAAAAGAGTTAA
- a CDS encoding YtxH domain-containing protein, with translation MATETKLDNAQVENKENKNKENGSKEKNGSKESKTTSSGPIKRAVAGGIIGATIGYVSTPENRKSLLDRIDTDELKSKASDLGTKVKEKSKSSVASLKTSAGSLFKKDKDKSKDDEENVNSSSSETEDDNVQEYDELKEENQTLQDRLSQLEEKMNMLVELSLNKNQDEEAEDTDSDEEESDENEENEQDEENEEETSKTRKKNEKENEQEEEEESDEDSEEEDEDSRSNKKNKKVKTEEDEEDETEDKKETKPKKSTAKKSKNTKAKKNTDEEDEDATSLSSEDDTTA, from the coding sequence ATGGCAACTGAAACAAAATTAGATAACGCACAGGTAGAAAACAAGGAAAATAAAAACAAGGAAAACGGTTCAAAAGAAAAGAACGGTTCGAAAGAAAGCAAAACAACAAGCAGCGGGCCAATCAAACGAGCGGTAGCAGGAGGCATCATCGGTGCAACGATTGGATATGTATCTACTCCTGAAAATCGAAAAAGTCTTCTTGACCGCATTGATACAGACGAATTAAAAAGCAAAGCATCCGATTTAGGAACAAAGGTAAAAGAAAAATCAAAAAGCAGTGTAGCCAGCCTGAAAACATCTGCGGGAAGCTTGTTTAAAAAAGATAAAGATAAATCAAAAGATGATGAAGAAAACGTAAATTCTTCTAGTAGCGAAACAGAAGACGATAACGTTCAAGAGTACGACGAGTTAAAAGAAGAAAATCAAACTCTTCAAGATCGCTTATCACAGCTTGAAGAAAAAATGAACATGCTTGTTGAGCTTAGCCTCAATAAAAATCAAGACGAAGAAGCGGAAGATACAGATTCCGACGAAGAAGAGAGCGATGAGAACGAAGAAAACGAGCAGGACGAAGAAAACGAAGAAGAAACGTCTAAGACTCGTAAAAAAAATGAAAAAGAAAATGAGCAAGAAGAGGAAGAAGAAAGTGACGAAGACAGCGAAGAAGAAGACGAAGATTCTCGCTCAAACAAAAAAAATAAAAAAGTAAAAACAGAAGAAGACGAAGAAGATGAAACTGAAGACAAAAAGGAAACGAAACCAAAAAAGTCAACAGCTAAAAAATCAAAAAATACAAAAGCAAAGAAAAACACTGACGAAGAAGATGAAGACGCAACATCTCTTTCTAGTGAAGACGATACAACAGCCTAA
- the gvpJ gene encoding gas vesicle protein, which yields MAVEHNMQSSTIVDVLEKILDKGVVIAGDITVGIADVELLTIKIRLIVASVDKAKEIGMDWWENDPYLSSKGANNKALEEENKQLHERLKALEEKIETER from the coding sequence ATGGCAGTCGAACATAATATGCAGTCAAGTACGATTGTAGATGTGCTCGAAAAGATTTTGGATAAAGGAGTCGTTATAGCGGGGGACATTACCGTAGGAATTGCGGATGTCGAGCTACTAACGATAAAAATACGCTTGATTGTGGCTTCGGTTGATAAAGCAAAAGAAATCGGCATGGACTGGTGGGAAAATGATCCGTATCTCAGTTCAAAAGGAGCCAATAATAAAGCGCTCGAAGAAGAAAATAAACAGCTGCATGAGCGGTTAAAAGCGCTTGAAGAAAAGATAGAAACGGAACGTTAA
- a CDS encoding gas vesicle protein K: MQPVSQANGRIHLDPDQAEHGLAQLVMTVIELLRQIVERHAMRRVEGGTLTDEQIENLGIALMNLEEKMDELKEVFGLDAEDLNIDLGPLGSLL; the protein is encoded by the coding sequence ATGCAACCGGTCAGCCAAGCAAATGGACGAATCCACTTGGATCCTGATCAAGCTGAACACGGCTTAGCGCAGCTTGTGATGACAGTTATTGAGCTATTGAGGCAAATCGTTGAACGTCATGCCATGAGGCGGGTGGAGGGTGGAACGTTGACGGATGAACAAATTGAAAACTTGGGAATTGCACTAATGAACTTAGAAGAAAAAATGGACGAGTTGAAAGAGGTGTTCGGTCTGGATGCAGAAGATTTAAATATTGATCTTGGGCCGCTAGGCAGCCTGCTTTAA
- a CDS encoding gas vesicle protein yields the protein MSLKQSMENKDIALIDILDVILDKGVAIKGDLIISIAGVDLVYLDLRVLISSVETLVQAKEGNRKPITSEQFDKQKEELMDATGQPSKWTNPLGS from the coding sequence ATGTCTCTTAAACAATCCATGGAGAATAAAGATATTGCTCTTATTGATATTTTAGATGTCATTTTAGATAAAGGAGTCGCCATTAAAGGAGACTTAATCATTTCCATAGCTGGCGTCGATTTAGTGTATTTGGATTTGCGGGTGCTTATTTCTTCCGTTGAAACGCTTGTGCAAGCAAAAGAAGGAAATCGCAAACCAATCACTTCTGAACAATTTGATAAACAAAAGGAGGAATTAATGGATGCAACCGGTCAGCCAAGCAAATGGACGAATCCACTTGGATCCTGA
- a CDS encoding GvpL/GvpF family gas vesicle protein yields MGELLYLYGLIPTKEAASIEPFPSYKGFDGEHSLYPITIDQVTAVVSKLDADTYSEEVIQEKMEQDMSWLQEKAFHHHETVAALYEEFTIIPLKFCTIYKGEESLQAAIEINKEKIENSLTLLQGNEEWNVKIYCDDTELKKGISETNESVKAKKQEISHLSPGRQFFEKKKIDQLIEKELELHKNKVCEEIHDKLKELSLYDSVKKNWSKDVTGAAEQMAWNSVFLLPSLQITKFVNEIEELQQKLEIKGWKFEVTGPWPPYHFSSFA; encoded by the coding sequence ATGGGAGAATTATTATATTTATACGGTTTAATTCCAACAAAAGAAGCAGCATCTATAGAGCCGTTTCCATCTTATAAAGGGTTTGACGGAGAACATTCACTGTACCCAATAACGATTGATCAGGTGACGGCTGTAGTGTCTAAGCTGGATGCTGACACCTATTCAGAAGAAGTGATTCAAGAAAAAATGGAGCAGGATATGAGCTGGCTGCAGGAAAAAGCATTTCATCATCATGAAACGGTAGCCGCTTTGTACGAAGAATTTACGATCATTCCATTAAAATTTTGCACCATTTATAAAGGTGAAGAAAGTCTGCAAGCAGCTATTGAGATTAACAAAGAAAAGATAGAGAATTCACTGACGCTGCTTCAAGGAAATGAAGAGTGGAATGTGAAAATTTACTGTGATGATACGGAGCTTAAAAAAGGAATCAGCGAAACGAATGAAAGCGTGAAAGCAAAAAAACAAGAAATTAGTCACTTATCACCAGGAAGACAGTTTTTTGAAAAGAAAAAAATAGATCAGCTGATTGAAAAAGAATTAGAGCTTCACAAAAACAAAGTGTGTGAAGAGATACATGACAAGCTCAAAGAATTATCACTTTATGACTCTGTTAAAAAGAATTGGAGCAAGGACGTAACGGGCGCAGCTGAACAGATGGCGTGGAACAGCGTGTTTCTTCTCCCGTCTCTGCAGATCACTAAGTTCGTAAACGAAATAGAAGAGCTTCAGCAAAAGCTTGAAATTAAAGGCTGGAAATTTGAAGTGACGGGACCATGGCCGCCCTATCATTTCTCGAGCTTTGCGTAA
- a CDS encoding gas vesicle protein GvpG encodes MLHKLVTAPINLVVKIGEKVQEEADKQLYDLPTIQQKLIQLQMMFELGEIPEEAFQEKEDELLMRYEIAKRREIEQWEELTQKRNEES; translated from the coding sequence GTGCTTCACAAATTGGTCACCGCCCCTATTAATCTTGTAGTAAAAATCGGCGAAAAAGTACAGGAAGAAGCTGATAAACAGCTATATGACCTTCCGACGATTCAGCAAAAACTCATTCAGCTTCAAATGATGTTTGAGCTTGGTGAAATTCCGGAAGAAGCGTTTCAAGAAAAAGAAGATGAGCTGTTAATGAGGTACGAAATAGCGAAACGCAGAGAAATTGAACAATGGGAAGAGCTAACACAAAAAAGAAATGAGGAATCCTAG
- a CDS encoding GvpL/GvpF family gas vesicle protein, translating into MSETNETGIYIFSAIQTDKDEDFGAVEVEGTNAETFLICYKDAAMVAAEVPMKIYHPNRQNLLMHQNAVAAIMDKNDTVIPISFGNVFKSEEDVKVLLENLYPQFEKLFPAIKGKIEVGLKVIGKKEWLEKKVNENPELEKVSASVKGKSEAAGYYERIQLGGMAQKMFTSLQKEVKTDVFSPLEEAAEAAKANEPTGETMLLNASFLINREDEAKFDEKVNEAHENWKNKADFHYSGPWPAYNFVNIRLKVEEK; encoded by the coding sequence ATGAGTGAAACAAACGAAACAGGTATTTATATTTTTAGCGCCATTCAAACAGATAAAGACGAAGATTTTGGCGCCGTGGAAGTAGAAGGAACAAACGCTGAAACATTTTTGATATGCTACAAAGACGCGGCTATGGTAGCAGCTGAAGTACCGATGAAAATTTATCATCCTAATCGCCAAAACTTATTAATGCATCAAAACGCAGTAGCAGCGATTATGGACAAGAACGATACGGTTATTCCAATCAGCTTTGGGAATGTATTCAAATCCGAAGAAGATGTAAAAGTTCTTTTGGAAAACCTTTATCCGCAGTTTGAAAAGCTGTTTCCAGCGATCAAAGGAAAAATTGAAGTCGGTTTAAAAGTAATTGGGAAAAAAGAATGGCTTGAGAAAAAAGTAAACGAAAATCCTGAACTTGAAAAAGTATCAGCATCAGTAAAAGGAAAATCAGAAGCAGCCGGTTATTATGAGCGTATTCAACTTGGGGGAATGGCTCAAAAAATGTTTACTTCCCTGCAAAAAGAAGTCAAGACAGATGTGTTTTCTCCGCTTGAAGAAGCAGCGGAAGCAGCAAAAGCAAATGAGCCAACGGGCGAAACAATGCTTTTAAACGCGTCCTTCTTAATTAACCGAGAAGATGAAGCGAAGTTTGATGAAAAAGTGAATGAAGCGCATGAAAACTGGAAAAACAAAGCCGATTTTCATTACAGCGGTCCTTGGCCTGCCTATAATTTTGTGAACATTCGCCTAAAAGTAGAAGAGAAATAA
- the gvpN gene encoding gas vesicle protein GvpN encodes MTVLTDKRKKGSGAFIQDDETKEVLSRALSYLKSGYSIHFTGPAGGGKTSLARALAKKRKRPVMLMHGNHELNNKDLIGDFKGYTSKKVIDQYVRSVYKKDEQVSENWQDGRLLEAVKNGYTLIYDEFTRSKPATNNIFLSILEEGVLPLYGVKMTDPFVRVHPDFRVIFTSNPAEYAGVYDTQDALLDRLITMFIDYKDIDRETAILTEKTDVEEDEARTIVTLVANVRNRSGDENSSGLSLRASLMIATLATQQDIAIDGNDEAFQTLCIDILRHPLTRCLDEENAKSKAEKIILEECKNIDNEEK; translated from the coding sequence ATGACCGTCTTAACAGACAAAAGGAAAAAAGGCAGTGGAGCTTTTATACAAGATGACGAGACGAAAGAGGTTCTTTCAAGAGCGCTGAGCTATTTAAAATCCGGCTATTCCATTCATTTTACAGGTCCTGCCGGCGGAGGCAAAACCTCTTTAGCGCGAGCACTTGCTAAAAAAAGAAAGCGCCCGGTGATGCTGATGCACGGGAATCACGAGCTCAACAACAAAGATTTAATTGGCGATTTTAAGGGCTATACGAGCAAAAAAGTGATCGACCAGTATGTTCGTTCTGTCTATAAAAAAGATGAACAAGTGAGTGAAAACTGGCAGGATGGCCGATTGCTTGAAGCTGTAAAAAATGGCTATACGCTGATTTACGACGAATTTACTCGTTCTAAGCCGGCGACGAATAATATCTTTCTATCGATATTAGAAGAAGGTGTGCTGCCGCTGTATGGAGTGAAAATGACCGATCCTTTTGTGCGCGTGCATCCCGATTTCCGCGTCATCTTCACAAGCAACCCAGCTGAGTATGCTGGCGTATATGATACGCAAGATGCGCTTCTTGACAGGTTAATTACCATGTTTATTGATTATAAAGACATTGACAGAGAGACAGCGATTTTAACGGAGAAAACGGACGTAGAAGAAGACGAAGCGCGCACAATTGTAACGCTTGTAGCAAACGTGCGAAACCGCTCTGGAGACGAAAACAGCAGCGGACTTAGTCTGCGGGCTTCGCTCATGATCGCTACCCTTGCCACCCAGCAAGACATTGCTATCGATGGAAATGACGAAGCGTTTCAAACGTTATGCATAGATATTTTGCGTCATCCGCTTACTAGGTGTCTAGACGAAGAAAATGCAAAAAGCAAAGCCGAAAAAATCATTTTAGAAGAGTGTAAGAATATAGACAATGAAGAAAAGTAA
- the gvpO gene encoding gas vesicle protein GvpO encodes MEIKKIMQAVNDFFGEHVAPPHKITSVEATEDEGWRVIVEVIEEREYMKKYAKDEMLGTYECFLNKGKEVISFKRLDVRYRSAIGIEA; translated from the coding sequence ATGGAAATTAAAAAAATTATGCAAGCCGTGAACGACTTTTTCGGTGAACACGTAGCTCCTCCTCATAAAATTACCTCGGTGGAAGCTACTGAAGATGAAGGTTGGAGAGTTATTGTTGAAGTGATTGAAGAACGAGAATATATGAAAAAATACGCAAAAGATGAAATGCTCGGAACGTACGAGTGCTTTTTAAATAAAGGAAAAGAAGTCATCTCATTCAAACGACTCGACGTCAGATATAGAAGCGCCATTGGCATTGAAGCATAA
- the gvpJ gene encoding gas vesicle structural protein GvpA, translating into MSIQKSTNSSSLAEVIDRILDKGIVIDAFARVSVVGIEILTIEARVVIASVDTWLRYAEAVGLLRDDVEENGLPERSNSSEGQPRFSI; encoded by the coding sequence ATGTCTATTCAAAAAAGTACTAATAGTTCAAGTTTAGCAGAAGTAATTGACCGTATTTTAGATAAAGGAATTGTTATTGATGCTTTTGCAAGAGTGTCTGTTGTAGGAATTGAAATTTTAACGATTGAAGCACGAGTGGTTATCGCAAGTGTTGATACGTGGTTACGCTATGCAGAAGCAGTTGGGCTTCTTCGTGACGACGTAGAAGAAAACGGTCTTCCAGAACGTTCAAATTCAAGTGAAGGACAGCCGCGTTTTAGTATTTAA
- the gvpQ gene encoding gas vesicle protein GvpQ — MDKKDVEKAALKAGKKIIDHTPEPVKEKVEEKVKEKAKEKFVEKTEGKLQEKANEASEKLQETKEKNASKVHGKGEEAKEKLQDVLLSVKDKLSDVKEAGKDFQEKVSSSDDKDKSKNKRKIKGVNQIKKATDIKSSTKIKSSTDIKSSTDLKTMGS; from the coding sequence ATGGATAAAAAAGATGTGGAGAAAGCAGCCTTAAAAGCAGGAAAAAAGATCATCGATCATACGCCTGAACCTGTTAAGGAAAAGGTAGAAGAAAAGGTTAAAGAAAAAGCAAAAGAAAAATTTGTCGAAAAAACTGAAGGGAAACTGCAGGAAAAAGCAAATGAAGCGTCAGAAAAACTGCAGGAAACAAAAGAAAAAAATGCCAGTAAGGTACACGGCAAAGGAGAAGAAGCAAAAGAAAAGCTTCAAGACGTCTTATTATCAGTAAAAGATAAGCTTAGCGATGTGAAAGAAGCTGGAAAAGACTTTCAAGAAAAAGTTTCTTCTTCAGACGATAAAGATAAGTCAAAAAATAAGCGGAAAATAAAAGGCGTAAATCAGATTAAAAAAGCAACTGATATTAAAAGCTCTACTAAGATTAAAAGTTCCACTGATATTAAATCATCTACAGATTTAAAAACAATGGGATCATAA
- the gvpT gene encoding GvpT/GvpP family gas vesicle accessory protein: MTTTDQNEKQQNQQQEEKTQNSLNLAILGGVVGAGIGLLSSPQTSKKVLSRLGQSEIVRATGQELRRNAQDILTQQAMGALRQTATGYLEKDNLSKLLAPKKKKEDASNEQGDSQEEVSESAEMETSQYEELKEENKNMNDQLQRIEEMLNKLMDAKK; the protein is encoded by the coding sequence ATGACAACAACTGATCAAAATGAAAAACAACAAAATCAGCAGCAGGAAGAAAAAACGCAAAACTCTTTAAATCTTGCCATTTTAGGAGGCGTAGTAGGAGCGGGAATTGGGCTTCTTTCAAGTCCTCAAACGAGTAAAAAAGTACTGAGCCGCTTAGGACAATCAGAAATTGTACGTGCGACAGGACAAGAGTTAAGAAGAAACGCACAGGATATTCTAACGCAGCAAGCGATGGGAGCATTAAGACAGACAGCTACAGGCTATCTTGAAAAAGACAATTTAAGCAAACTGCTGGCACCTAAAAAGAAAAAAGAAGATGCATCAAATGAACAGGGAGATTCGCAGGAAGAAGTCAGCGAAAGCGCAGAAATGGAAACGTCTCAGTACGAAGAGCTAAAAGAAGAAAATAAAAATATGAACGATCAGCTGCAGCGCATTGAAGAGATGCTAAACAAACTCATGGACGCTAAAAAGTAA
- the gvpA gene encoding gas vesicle structural protein GvpA produces the protein MSIQKSTDSSSLAEVIDRILDKGIVIDAFARVSLVGIEILTIEARVVIASVDTWLRYAEAVGLLTDKVEEDGLPGRTEERGAGLSF, from the coding sequence ATGAGTATTCAAAAAAGTACAGATAGTTCTAGTTTAGCAGAAGTGATTGATCGAATTCTCGACAAAGGGATTGTCATCGATGCTTTTGCTCGAGTATCACTCGTAGGAATTGAAATTTTAACGATTGAAGCACGAGTCGTTATTGCAAGTGTCGATACGTGGCTTCGCTACGCAGAAGCCGTCGGGTTATTAACCGACAAAGTAGAGGAAGACGGGCTGCCTGGCCGAACAGAGGAGCGAGGAGCAGGGCTTAGTTTTTAA